A window of Rufibacter sp. LB8 contains these coding sequences:
- a CDS encoding DUF2721 domain-containing protein, whose translation MEITLTTPALLFPALSLLLLAFTNRFLALAKLIRSLKNVYQSTRNHLIIEQIQNLRTRLNLIRNMQAFGIASMFSCVLCMFMLYQGWQMAGKATFGLGLVLLMISMVLSLWEIQISVKALELELSDLAQGEENPQ comes from the coding sequence ATGGAAATCACGCTCACTACCCCTGCCCTGCTATTTCCGGCGCTCTCCTTGTTGCTGCTAGCCTTTACCAATCGGTTTCTGGCTTTGGCCAAACTCATCAGAAGCCTTAAGAACGTGTACCAGTCCACACGCAATCACCTCATTATTGAGCAAATCCAGAACCTGCGCACCAGGCTTAACCTCATCAGAAACATGCAGGCTTTTGGCATTGCCAGCATGTTTTCTTGCGTGCTGTGCATGTTCATGCTGTACCAGGGCTGGCAGATGGCGGGCAAGGCTACCTTTGGGCTGGGCCTGGTTTTACTCATGATTTCCATGGTGCTCTCCTTGTGGGAAATTCAGATATCGGTGAAGGCTCTGGAGCTGGAGTTAAGTGATCTGGCGCAAGGCGAAGAGAACCCCCAGTAA
- a CDS encoding M48 family metallopeptidase, translating into MTPESHFTGQYFATPDAPAQDVQVTLQPNGLALTFPGSAQHPIFWLASDIHPHAYRKGDLTIFTYGPEPLQRLEVISPTFADAARKKYPSAVFHQNALSAAQPKRSALYLLVLLVVGGLLAAYFLVLPALSGVLVQLLPPSAEVALGQKLYEQMVPASKIDSARSLPANQFLRALAIEADYPLQVTVVKDEKVNAFALPGGHMVIYTGLLDSLQTPEEFAALLGHEFAHAQNRHSLKSLARNFSTYLLVSLVFSDVTGLAAVLLENADKLESLSYSRALEEEADTQAYILLKEKALNPQGLQRLFERLQKAQPTGTDLTPPLLQTHPLTAERLQHLQELRRKHPYPFRKNPGLQKVWGQLQHQNSDVNTHQ; encoded by the coding sequence ATGACCCCAGAAAGTCACTTTACAGGCCAGTATTTCGCAACGCCAGACGCGCCGGCGCAGGACGTGCAGGTAACCTTACAACCCAACGGCCTGGCCCTGACTTTTCCGGGCAGCGCCCAACACCCCATCTTCTGGCTTGCCTCTGACATTCACCCACATGCTTACCGCAAAGGTGACCTGACCATCTTCACTTACGGGCCAGAGCCCCTGCAGCGCCTGGAAGTCATCTCCCCCACTTTTGCCGATGCTGCCCGGAAAAAATACCCTTCGGCGGTTTTCCACCAGAACGCCTTGTCAGCGGCCCAACCCAAACGCTCTGCGCTGTATCTGTTGGTGTTACTAGTTGTGGGTGGCTTGTTGGCGGCGTATTTTCTGGTACTCCCGGCCTTGTCTGGTGTGCTCGTGCAGTTGTTGCCGCCCTCGGCGGAGGTGGCCCTTGGCCAGAAGCTGTACGAGCAAATGGTGCCAGCCTCCAAAATTGACTCCGCGCGCAGCCTGCCGGCCAATCAGTTTCTGCGCGCCCTGGCTATAGAAGCAGATTATCCGTTGCAGGTAACGGTGGTCAAGGATGAAAAAGTAAACGCGTTTGCGCTGCCCGGGGGCCACATGGTGATTTACACCGGCCTGCTTGATTCTTTGCAAACCCCCGAAGAATTTGCCGCCTTGCTGGGCCATGAATTCGCGCATGCGCAAAACCGGCATTCCTTGAAGAGCCTGGCCCGAAATTTCTCTACCTACCTGCTGGTTTCCTTAGTGTTCAGTGATGTGACTGGGTTGGCGGCGGTCTTGCTGGAAAATGCTGACAAACTGGAGTCGCTTTCTTACAGCCGCGCCCTGGAAGAAGAGGCAGACACGCAGGCCTATATTCTGCTGAAAGAAAAAGCGCTGAACCCCCAAGGCTTGCAACGCCTGTTTGAACGCCTGCAAAAGGCCCAACCCACCGGCACTGACCTCACACCGCCCCTGCTGCAAACCCACCCGCTCACAGCAGAGAGACTTCAGCATTTACAGGAATTGCGGCGCAAGCATCCGTACCCCTTCAGGAAAAACCCAGGCTTGCAAAAAGTCTGGGGCCAACTTCAGCACCAAAATTCAGACGTCAACACTCATCAATAG
- a CDS encoding M14 family metallopeptidase, producing the protein MRKLSFVCAFVFWCLALPASAQTNLSYYLPGGVTYDAKIPTPKQVLGYEVGEWHVTHDQLVHYMRTVDAASDRITLQEYGRTHENRPLLLLTITSGQSHSQITQLKEQHRQLTDPANSGKLDISTMPAVVWMGYSVHGNEPSGTNASLLAIYHLAAAQGPEIEKLLKETIVLMDPSINPDGMQRFSTWVNANRGENLVSDPNSREFSETWPGGRTNHYWFDLNRDWLPLQHPESRGRLAKFHEWKPNLLTDHHEMGTNATFFFQPGIPSRNHPLTPANTFKLTQKVGTFHAKALDKIGSFYYTEESYDDFYYGKGSTYPDVNGAVGILFEQASSRGHAQESANGLLTFPFTIRNQFTTTLSTLEAAVSMRQELLEHQRTFYKEAVKEAGKDGVKAIVFGSPEDAMRTFHLAEIMHQHQIQLYRPKQNLKVGNMTYTPENAYVVPLEQAQYKLIQAMFEKRTKFQDSLFYDISAWTFPLAFDLDYAQLKNTQLLGSKVEQVTRPTGTVSGGQSTYAYALEWTGYYAPRALHKLQQLGVQTRVATNTFSGPEGKRFAPGTILIPVTGQTLSPELLFARLQTIAQEDGVSIYNMATGLSAQGVKLGSPTLLALQTPKIAMLVEGGVNYLDAGEIWHLLDNRFDMKVTLLTQDRFNRTSIQKYNTLIMPDGTFNELTPAAREKLRAWVQGGGTIVATGMAVKWLADNKLGDFNFKAEAAEKNPTRQLPYADLENNRGAQEIGGAIFETRLDITHPLGFGYSKPQLSIFRNTNLFLERSANPYANPVMYTANPLQAGYISKQNYEKIKSSAAIGVSALGSGRVIGIVDNPNFRAFWYGTNKLFLNSIFFGGIINPNSAR; encoded by the coding sequence CATGAGAACCGGCCTTTGCTGCTGCTCACCATCACTTCGGGGCAGAGCCACAGCCAGATCACCCAGCTCAAAGAACAGCACCGCCAACTCACAGACCCCGCCAACTCCGGCAAACTAGACATCAGTACCATGCCGGCCGTGGTCTGGATGGGCTACAGCGTGCACGGCAACGAGCCCAGCGGCACCAACGCCTCTTTGCTGGCCATCTACCACTTGGCGGCGGCCCAGGGTCCTGAGATAGAGAAACTATTGAAAGAGACCATTGTTTTGATGGACCCCAGCATTAACCCAGACGGCATGCAGCGCTTCTCTACCTGGGTGAACGCCAACCGCGGCGAAAACCTGGTGTCTGACCCCAACAGCCGTGAGTTTTCTGAGACCTGGCCCGGTGGCCGCACCAACCATTACTGGTTTGACCTCAACCGCGACTGGCTCCCGCTGCAACACCCAGAGTCACGGGGAAGACTGGCCAAGTTCCATGAGTGGAAACCCAACCTGCTCACCGACCACCACGAGATGGGCACCAACGCCACCTTCTTCTTCCAACCGGGCATTCCCAGCCGTAACCACCCGCTCACGCCCGCCAATACCTTTAAACTGACGCAGAAAGTAGGCACGTTCCATGCCAAGGCACTGGACAAAATTGGCTCATTTTACTACACAGAAGAGAGCTATGATGATTTCTATTACGGCAAGGGTTCTACGTACCCAGACGTAAACGGCGCGGTGGGCATTCTCTTTGAGCAGGCCAGTTCCAGAGGGCACGCCCAGGAAAGCGCCAACGGCCTGCTCACGTTCCCGTTCACCATCAGAAACCAGTTCACCACCACCTTGTCAACCTTGGAGGCCGCCGTGAGCATGCGCCAGGAATTGCTGGAACACCAACGCACTTTCTACAAAGAAGCCGTCAAGGAAGCTGGGAAAGATGGCGTAAAAGCCATTGTGTTCGGGTCACCAGAAGATGCCATGCGCACGTTTCACCTGGCCGAAATCATGCACCAGCACCAGATTCAATTATATCGCCCTAAACAGAACCTTAAAGTGGGCAACATGACCTACACGCCAGAGAACGCCTATGTTGTGCCCCTGGAACAAGCACAGTACAAATTGATTCAGGCAATGTTTGAGAAGCGCACCAAGTTCCAGGACAGCCTTTTCTATGACATCTCGGCGTGGACCTTCCCGCTGGCCTTTGACCTGGACTACGCCCAACTCAAGAACACCCAGCTTTTAGGCAGCAAGGTTGAGCAAGTCACCAGACCAACCGGAACCGTCTCCGGAGGCCAAAGTACTTATGCCTACGCCTTGGAATGGACCGGGTATTACGCGCCCCGCGCCTTGCACAAACTGCAACAACTGGGCGTACAGACCCGCGTGGCCACCAACACGTTCTCTGGGCCGGAAGGCAAGCGTTTTGCACCGGGCACCATCTTAATTCCGGTGACAGGCCAAACGCTTTCGCCTGAATTGTTGTTTGCCAGATTGCAGACCATTGCCCAGGAAGACGGCGTTTCTATCTACAACATGGCCACCGGTTTGAGCGCGCAAGGCGTAAAACTGGGCAGCCCAACCTTACTGGCCCTGCAGACACCTAAAATTGCCATGTTGGTGGAAGGCGGCGTGAATTACCTGGATGCCGGTGAAATCTGGCATTTGCTGGACAATCGGTTTGACATGAAAGTGACCTTATTGACCCAGGACCGCTTTAACCGAACGTCTATCCAGAAATACAACACCTTGATCATGCCAGACGGCACCTTTAATGAACTCACCCCGGCGGCGCGCGAGAAACTGCGGGCCTGGGTGCAGGGCGGCGGCACCATTGTAGCCACCGGCATGGCCGTGAAATGGCTGGCAGACAACAAACTCGGGGATTTCAATTTCAAGGCGGAGGCCGCCGAGAAAAACCCCACCCGCCAACTACCTTACGCCGACCTGGAGAACAACCGCGGGGCGCAGGAAATTGGCGGGGCCATCTTTGAGACGCGCCTGGACATTACCCACCCGCTGGGTTTTGGCTACAGCAAGCCGCAGTTGAGCATTTTCAGGAACACCAATCTGTTTCTGGAACGTTCGGCTAACCCATATGCTAACCCGGTCATGTACACGGCCAATCCCTTACAGGCAGGCTATATCAGCAAGCAGAATTATGAGAAAATCAAGAGTTCGGCGGCCATTGGCGTATCAGCGTTGGGCAGCGGGCGCGTGATTGGCATTGTGGACAACCCTAACTTTAGGGCATTCTGGTACGGCACCAACAAACTGTTCCTGAACAGTATTTTCTTCGGGGGCATCATCAACCCCAATTCGGCCAGATAA
- a CDS encoding S-adenosylmethionine:tRNA ribosyltransferase-isomerase yields the protein MVPQHPRQLAISDFTYTLPTDRIAQFPLENRDQSKLLLYKNNRLADNQFRDLPDVLPPQSMLVFNDTRVVQARLRFQKSTGGLIELFCLEPLEPAREVQQAMQQTFSVVWKCLVGNNKRWREGRLEMPLGPFPQDGTLWAERLAPAEEGYAIHFTWSPGHLTFAEILEKAGLLPLPPYMNRDAETSDQERYQTVYAAERGAVAAPTAGLHFTPQILENLQAKGHQLGFVTLHVGAGTFKPVKAELMEYHYMHGEQLSVSRDRVTQLLRHLGKPVIAVGTTSMRTLESLYWLGAALSMGLLPLEDEELVLPQWAPYETKSNLSVQEALEAILTYLDHRNLSHLQATTRILIAPGYTFKLCTGLVTNFHQPQSTLLLLVAALIGPSWQKVYRHALANNYRFLSYGDSSLLLP from the coding sequence ATGGTTCCACAACACCCGCGGCAGCTTGCCATCTCAGATTTCACGTACACTCTCCCCACCGACCGCATTGCGCAGTTTCCTTTGGAAAACCGTGACCAGTCTAAACTGCTGCTCTACAAAAACAACCGCCTGGCAGACAACCAGTTCCGTGACTTGCCAGACGTGTTGCCGCCCCAGTCAATGCTGGTGTTCAATGACACGCGGGTGGTGCAGGCGCGGCTTAGGTTCCAGAAATCTACGGGTGGCCTGATTGAGCTTTTCTGCCTGGAACCCCTGGAACCCGCGCGCGAAGTGCAGCAAGCCATGCAGCAGACGTTTTCTGTGGTCTGGAAGTGTTTGGTGGGCAACAACAAGCGCTGGCGCGAGGGTCGTCTGGAGATGCCACTCGGGCCATTTCCGCAGGATGGTACCTTGTGGGCTGAACGCCTGGCCCCCGCCGAGGAAGGCTATGCCATTCATTTCACCTGGAGCCCGGGCCACTTGACCTTTGCCGAAATTCTGGAGAAAGCCGGTCTGTTGCCCCTACCGCCCTACATGAACCGTGATGCCGAAACCAGCGACCAGGAACGCTACCAAACCGTGTACGCCGCTGAGCGTGGCGCCGTAGCCGCCCCTACCGCGGGCCTGCATTTCACCCCGCAGATTCTGGAGAACCTGCAAGCCAAAGGCCACCAACTGGGATTTGTAACCCTGCACGTGGGCGCGGGCACGTTTAAGCCCGTGAAGGCCGAACTCATGGAATACCACTACATGCACGGCGAGCAACTGTCAGTGAGCCGCGACCGTGTCACGCAGCTTTTGCGGCATTTGGGCAAACCCGTGATTGCGGTGGGCACCACGTCCATGCGCACGCTGGAGAGCCTGTATTGGTTGGGAGCCGCGCTTTCTATGGGCCTTTTGCCCTTAGAAGACGAAGAACTGGTTTTGCCGCAGTGGGCCCCCTATGAAACCAAATCCAACCTGTCGGTGCAAGAGGCCCTGGAAGCCATTCTAACGTATTTAGACCATAGAAACCTGAGCCATTTGCAGGCCACCACCCGTATTCTCATTGCGCCTGGCTACACGTTCAAGCTGTGCACTGGTCTGGTCACCAATTTCCATCAGCCGCAGAGCACCTTGCTATTATTAGTGGCCGCCTTGATTGGCCCCAGTTGGCAGAAAGTGTACCGGCACGCGCTGGCCAACAACTACCGTTTCCTGAGTTACGGCGACAGTTCCTTGCTGCTGCCTTAA
- a CDS encoding RagB/SusD family nutrient uptake outer membrane protein, which yields MKKKIYILCMAAGLGLFSASCDDILDVDPANGVAMEEAITDAASAQRGILGIYSAFQSSDYYGLSYLFYQDLYADNMVFNGTFTTHREIANRVINPSNLQIANTWSSIYNAIGRANWVIQSVEALNIPADQKASLIGEAKFLRGLAYFDLVKVFGGVPLVTKIPTNPGEVQNQARSTQEQVYAFIEQDLKDAELGLEGTSNSSSPYYASDMAASALLARVYLQQGKWALAQDRANHVITNGPYGLANNFRDIFSSTGNTQNASTPEVIFELAYSRDDQNALASSSAAPGTLGQRFNVSAGLFNALTASEALGDTRLESTAFFDAGANRRKVRKYNDVINNGDNVPVIRLAEMYLIRAEAVARQGAASAAPAASVEEDINIIRERANLDPVTLATNAAALTEILAQRRLEFAFEGHRFMDLKRYGLTCTVLNFCPANGTTPDNSFRNLWPIPLQQIETNPNLVKNPGY from the coding sequence ATGAAAAAGAAGATATATATACTTTGCATGGCAGCCGGTCTGGGTCTTTTCTCAGCCAGCTGTGATGATATCCTAGATGTTGATCCGGCCAATGGCGTAGCCATGGAAGAGGCCATCACAGACGCCGCCTCTGCGCAGAGAGGTATCCTGGGTATTTACAGTGCCTTCCAGTCAAGTGATTACTATGGCTTGTCTTACCTGTTTTACCAGGACCTGTACGCCGACAACATGGTGTTCAACGGCACGTTCACCACGCACCGTGAGATTGCCAACAGAGTAATCAACCCAAGTAACCTGCAGATTGCCAACACCTGGTCCAGCATTTACAACGCCATTGGGCGGGCCAACTGGGTAATTCAGTCAGTGGAGGCTTTGAACATTCCCGCAGACCAGAAAGCCAGCCTTATTGGTGAGGCCAAGTTCCTGCGCGGGTTGGCATATTTTGACCTGGTGAAAGTGTTTGGCGGTGTACCGTTAGTGACTAAAATCCCTACTAACCCCGGTGAAGTTCAAAACCAAGCCAGAAGTACCCAGGAGCAAGTGTACGCTTTTATAGAGCAAGACCTGAAAGACGCCGAACTTGGTTTGGAAGGTACCAGCAACAGCTCAAGCCCGTACTATGCCTCAGACATGGCAGCCTCGGCCTTGTTAGCCCGCGTGTACTTGCAGCAAGGGAAATGGGCCCTGGCCCAGGACCGCGCCAACCATGTCATCACCAATGGGCCTTATGGCCTGGCCAATAATTTCAGAGATATCTTCTCCAGCACCGGCAACACCCAGAATGCCAGCACGCCTGAAGTTATTTTTGAACTGGCTTACTCCCGTGATGACCAAAACGCCCTGGCTTCGTCTTCTGCCGCACCGGGTACGTTGGGTCAGCGGTTCAACGTGAGCGCCGGCCTTTTCAATGCCCTTACAGCATCTGAGGCCCTGGGCGATACCCGCCTGGAGTCCACCGCTTTCTTTGACGCTGGTGCTAACCGCAGAAAAGTGAGAAAGTACAATGACGTGATCAACAACGGCGACAACGTGCCCGTGATTAGATTGGCAGAGATGTATTTGATCAGAGCAGAGGCGGTTGCCCGCCAGGGAGCGGCCTCCGCAGCCCCAGCCGCCAGCGTGGAGGAAGATATCAATATCATCAGAGAGCGTGCCAATTTAGACCCGGTTACGTTGGCTACCAACGCCGCTGCATTGACAGAAATTTTGGCTCAGCGCCGTCTGGAGTTCGCGTTTGAAGGCCACCGTTTCATGGACTTGAAGCGTTATGGACTCACCTGCACCGTCTTGAACTTCTGCCCAGCCAACGGCACAACACCAGACAACAGTTTCCGGAACCTGTGGCCAATACCGCTGCAGCAGATTGAGACCAACCCTAACCTGGTGAAAAACCCCGGGTACTAG